The sequence catatcccacttgaatcaaagtgtgaaatatgatttatcaagaactatgtaatgttttgaacaaccaacaataaaaattaatttaaaaaaaaaggaagggaaaaaaaaaaagaacaaagtaaaAGTGCCCTCTCTTAATACTTCTGTTTCAATGTAAACCAAATGCCTTAGCCATTGCAAGAAGGAAAGGGGGAGAGAGCACATAcagataggaaaggaagaagtaacaCTTATTTGCATATAATCTTATTGTTTATACAAAAAGCCCTATAGAATCCACCCAAAAAGTTTACTCAAACTTGTAGGTGAATTTAACAGGATCATAGGATACAGGGTTAATATGCATAAATCAATAGTATTTCCCTGTACTTTTAATAAACAGtggaaaatggaataaaaaatgcaTTACCATTTTCAATATCATTAAATTCTTGGTAATTAAGAGTTTTGTATAGATGCAGTGGGGACATGAAAGAGGAAGGCATTAATCTGGGTCCAGAAgtaatctggggctggggctcagtggcagagcacttgcctggcatatgtgaggcactgggttcaattctcagcaccacacataaataaaggGCCATCTACAACTAACATTATTTATCtattagatagatatagatatgtaagTAATCTGGAAGGATTTCATACACAGATCTATGCTgagtcttggaaaaaaaaaaagaaacttccaAATGAAGGGATAATTATCATTTCAGGTAAAAGAAAGATATAAATAAACATTATAAAGATTAAGATACTTgagaaagcttgcccatttggagATCTGTAATAGTTCTGTGTGATTTAATCCTATGATGAGAAAGAGTAGACAGGCTAGAGGTAAGTTTAGGTCTTATTTTGAAGGCCCTTATGAACCTCACAAGTCTTTGACCTTTTGTCCTGTAGGTCAAGTGGATCTGTCAATGGGCTTTAAAAGGGAGAGACACATGTGATGCTGCATTTTAGCATTTGCTATGGATAAGAGTTCAGACCTTCAGTGGCCTTTCAGCTATTTAATTTCAGTTCAGATAGCCAGTAAGAGTCTTCAAAGGCAGTGATGCAGGGTGGCTGCTGCCTAggaatgaggcactggatttcacTAAGCAGTCCTACTCTAGGATGAGGTACAGGCCAACTTCTCACTTGACCCACCCAAAACCTGGGACCTGTTTTGTTGCTGTTGACAGTAGTTAGAAGTAGCATGTGTTTTAGTCAGTCTTTTCATTGCTTTGACCAAAATGTCTGGCAAGAAAAacttaaaagtttatttggggctcatagtttcaaagatctcagtccataaagagccaactccattgctctgggcccaaggtgagataGAACCTCACCTTGGAAGGGTGTGACAGAGGGAAACACATACCCCAGGAACTCACCTTTTCTAGCCATGCCCCATCTGCCTACAATTACACTAAAGCAAGCCCATTCAAAGTAGATAGACTGATTTGGTTACAGCTTTCATAATCTGATAATTTTACTCTGAATAttgctgcattaacacaggatctTTTGGGGAACCTCtcccatctaaaccataacaacatgATGCCAGCACCAGGACCCTAATGTATTAATGGCAGTGGTCCTCAGTCAGGTGAGAAGACATCTGGAAACTAGACCAATATCATTTCAGGCTTTTGGCACAGAGGTGAATTAAAGTATATCTGGCTGGCATCATCAAGCTTTGTGAACTGGCTGATCAATTTGCTAGGGAATAGGAGCAGAGATAGGTAATTATCCATTAATTAATCTAATTAAGGACCAGacttagggctgggattgtggctcagggatagagtgctcacctagcatgcacgaggggccctgggttcgatcctcagaacacataaaaataagtgaatggaataaaggtattgtgtcttactacaactaaaaaaataaatatttttttttaaaaaaggaccagACTTACATTATTGGTTTTACAACCCTTATTGTATTATTTTCTGAATCTCTTTTTAAGTCAATTATTGAATAAAGGTGTACATTTCTAGACTCTCTAATAGGGAAAAGAGATCAGGATTTGAATGTCTGTCCCTGCCACTTCACTGTATAATCCTTAGGTAAATAGCCTAGTTCTTCTAACCTCTACTTGTTACATCTGTATAATGGAGATGATATTGCCTACCTTATAGGGTCATAGTGAAAACTTAATATGTCTTGTGAAAGCACTTAATATATTCTCAACACATAGATCCTCTTAAAATAGCTTACTTTCTTGGTTGGCTTCTGTTGTAGGTTGTCCTAGGTATTTACTTTTCCAAACAATGGTTGCTTTCTATTTTGTGAAGGTTGGAATATCCCCTACTCCTCCCTGTCCTCCTTGGACCAGAAAATTTTCCTACAACACTCCCAGTTATATACATCTGGCATTTGAATAATTTAAGAAGGTATAGAAATTGACAACTTTGACACTGACACTGGCAAATGTTGAACAGCGGAAGTAAACTAATGCTTATATTATACAAGATGTGTGAATTATCAGTGAAGCAAGAAGGTAAAATAATATTCATCCTTAAGAGCTGAAACTTAAGTCTTCTGAGGTAAAGGTGAGAGTTCCTTCTTTAATGCTTCTTTTCTCACAATCCTTCAACAGGATTTCATTGACTTAACTAGAGAAACCAGACCAAGGACAAAGGATCGAAATGGACTCTATGTGATTGACCTGACAAGAAATGAGGAAGAAAATCGGCCTATTGCCACTCTTGATTTGACTTTAGAACCTGTCACTGCCTCCCAAAAGGAGCCAGCCAGTCTTCAGACAGGTGCCAGCCTCTCCAACAAAGAGGTGATAGAAAGCCGGGTGGACAGAAGCTCTCGGCCTACAGCACAGAGAATCATTAACAGTGTTCCTGTAGACTTGGACCTGTTGGAAGAAACCACATTTGAAGGTCCCCAACCCCCTGCATCCATCAGTCAGGACTCTGTTTATCCAGCAGAGCCAAATTGTAGCTCAACCACATTCAAAGGTGACCTCAGCTTCTTAGCAAGCCTACAGCTGTCCTCAGATGTTAGCTCTTTCTCCCCAACAAGCAATAATGGTAGCAGCAGCAATCATAGGCCACTCTTGCCATGCCTGCAGCAAGATGTACCTTGCCCACCTCGAGCCTTGCCATGCCTACTTCAAACTTCACCATGTCCACCACGAGCCTCCTCCTGCCCACCACGAGCCTTGTCATGCCCATCACAGACCACGCAGTGTCAACTACAAACTTTGCCTCACCCACCTCGAGAAGTGCCATGCCCTCCTGAAGATGTCCAATGCCCTCAGTGGAGTATGCCAAGCCCACCTCAAGAGCCATCATGGCATCCTCAACACCCACCAAGCCCACCTCAAGACTCTCTGAGCCTACTACAAGATGTACCAGGTCCACCTCAAAAGCTCTTCTATCCACAAGACATGACACACCTGCAAGGCATTCCAAAGTCACTGCAAGACATGCCACAGTCAATAGGAGATGTACCACAGTCAACAGGAAATGTGCCATTGTCACTAGGAAATGTACCACACTCTTCAGGCAAAATGTCACAGTCACCAGGAGGTGTGATTGGTGATATACCACCATTGGGAGATATACCACACTTACCAGATGTGCTGCGCTCACCTAGTGACATGCCATGCTCACCAGGAGACTTGCTTAATTTACCAGAAGACAGGCCTGACTCTCCTCAGAATGATGTACAGAATTGTGATGCTCCTATGGATATCTCAGCTCCATCCTCTCCAAGCTGCTCCCCCAGCCCACAGTCTCCACAGTCTGAAACTTCCTTAGAGAAAGTTCCTTGGCTTTCTGTCATGGAAACACCAGCCAGAAAAGAGATATCACTGTCAGAGCCTGCCATCTCGGGGTCTGCCCAGGTACAAGCACGAACACTGCAAGGTGGGCTATACAACAAACCCTGCCTGCACAGACTGAAGTACTTCTTACGACCTCCAGTACATCACCTCTTCTTCCAGACACTAATACCTGACAAAGACACACGAGAGGTGAGCTAACACATCTTCCCCGGGATTGAGTGTCCTTTCTATAGGCCTTGGATAAAATTTCTGTAACTGGAATTCATGCATGAGAGGACAGATGAAgtataaatgaaatttttatctttcacatTCAGTATAGAGTCAGATCTGGGTTCAAATTTCAGCCCTACAGTTAAAAACCAGCACTGTACAAATTGTTTTACCTTTGTTGATCATAGCCTtcctatctgtaaaatggaggtaAAAACATACCTCAGAGGGTCACTGAATGAAAAGTGCTTCTTAGTGTCTGATTCATCATGGGCTTCATCAAATTCTTATTTTCAATTCCTATACCTCTGTCTTCCTGACACTCTCATTACAGCTTCTATATCACAGAGAATAATACTCTCTCATCACTTTAATGCCTACAAAATTATTACTCCAAATTTGAGAGTAGAAATTCTGTTTTAAGACTTTAGTGGGAATGCTACTTCTCTTTGGTCTTCATTAATATATGAGAAATAAGCTAGATATATAAGGGGGGAAAAATGAGATTAAGTCTCACATTATTAAGCCTTTAAAGCTTggggttttttttattattttccacaACTCCCATCCCCAACATTAAGAAGACTGGCTTGAAGTAGTTCAAAAAGTGAAAAGGCACACTCTCCTTCAGGGAGGAGTGATCAACTTACCAGGTGCCAGAAATTGACATTTATGTCTTCTCCTTCTGAATGACTATCTACTAGGTCATTCTCTTTTCTCCTGCAAGTTTGCTTCAGGTTGGTGAAACATCTGTCCATTATCAAGAGCATCCttgagctgggtacagtggcacgtctgtaatcccagctactcaggaggatcataagtctgaggccagcccctccaatttaacaagaccctgtgtctcaaaataaaatggagccaggcatggtggcacttacctataatctcagcaaagcactaagcaacttagcaagactccatctcaaattttaaaaaaataaaaagggctgggaatgtagcccctgggttcagtccccagtgccagtaaacaaataaatatggctgagaatatagctcagtggtagagttctcctgggtttaatcaccagtattgaagaaggaaaaaaataagagcacCTTTGGGTGACTTGAGAGTTTGTAAGTTTCCATAGTCAAGGTTGTGGTACTCTGAGTTGCTGCACCGATATGGAAGCTATTCCTTTTTTGTGTTCACATAGTTCAGATTTCAGCCATCTGGAACCTATCTATAAatcttttctctcttctcctttaatttctttggtgctttcaataaatatttcttcactGGGGAGCTTTCCTCCCAGAACTTCTTTATTCCCTACCTCTGCAACCTGTTAGCCATTTCCCTTGATTCCTCCGAGTCTCTTTTTGTTTAACTCTAAAATAAGAATTGTATCATAAAGTCGTTTGACTTAAAAGTAAACACATAACAACACATAGCTACCTTTCAGAGCTTATGGTAGTACCCTACAAATACTTTTTTCAGAgctagggatataac is a genomic window of Callospermophilus lateralis isolate mCalLat2 chromosome 5, mCalLat2.hap1, whole genome shotgun sequence containing:
- the Simc1 gene encoding SUMO-interacting motif-containing protein 1 isoform X1 — its product is MEDFIVISDDSGSESSGGTRSGRARRLRRALSRTSGALPRRTVDFIDLTRETRPRTKDRNGLYVIDLTRNEEENRPIATLDLTLEPVTASQKEPASLQTGASLSNKEVIESRVDRSSRPTAQRIINSVPVDLDLLEETTFEGPQPPASISQDSVYPAEPNCSSTTFKGDLSFLASLQLSSDVSSFSPTSNNGSSSNHRPLLPCLQQDVPCPPRALPCLLQTSPCPPRASSCPPRALSCPSQTTQCQLQTLPHPPREVPCPPEDVQCPQWSMPSPPQEPSWHPQHPPSPPQDSLSLLQDVPGPPQKLFYPQDMTHLQGIPKSLQDMPQSIGDVPQSTGNVPLSLGNVPHSSGKMSQSPGGVIGDIPPLGDIPHLPDVLRSPSDMPCSPGDLLNLPEDRPDSPQNDVQNCDAPMDISAPSSPSCSPSPQSPQSETSLEKVPWLSVMETPARKEISLSEPAISGSAQVQARTLQGGLYNKPCLHRLKYFLRPPVHHLFFQTLIPDKDTRESKGQKLEPIPPRRLRMVTNTIEENFPLGTVQFLMDFVSPQHYPPGDIVAHIIQKILLSGSETVDVLKEAYMLLMKIQQLHPANAKTVEWDWKLLTYVMEEEGQTLPGRVLFLRYVVQTLEDDFQQILRRQRQHLQQSIANTVLSCDKQPHNVRDVIKWLVKAVTEDGNQTSSETGILKASGGHPSPQSNLTKNTNQLIVCQLQRMLSIAVEVDRTPTCSSNKIAEMMFGFVLDIPERSQREMFFTTMESHLLRCKVLEIIFLHSCETPTRLPLSLAQALYFLNNSTSLLKCQSDKTQWQTWDELVEHLQFLLSSYQHVLREHLRSSVIDRKDLIIKRIKPKPQQGDDITVVDVEKQIEAFRSRLIQMLGEPLVPQLQDKVHLLKLLLFYAADLNPDTEPTPKH